The following coding sequences lie in one Pseudorca crassidens isolate mPseCra1 chromosome 2, mPseCra1.hap1, whole genome shotgun sequence genomic window:
- the NHLH1 gene encoding helix-loop-helix protein 1: MMLNSDTMELDLPPTHSETESGFSDCGGGAGPDGAGPGGPGGGQARVLEPGEPGRKDLQHLSREERRRRRRATAKYRTAHATRERIRVEAFNLAFAELRKLLPTLPPDKKLSKIEILRLAICYISYLNHVLDV; the protein is encoded by the coding sequence ATGATGCTCAACTCAGACACCATGGAGCTGGACCTGCCTCCCACCCACTCTGAGACCGAGTCAGGCTTCAGCGActgtgggggcggggcgggccctgacggggcggggccgggggggcCGGGAGGGGGCCAGGCTCGCGTCCTGGAGCCAGGAGAGCCGGGCCGGAAAGACCTGCAGCACCTGAGCCGTGAGGAGCGGCGGCGCCGGCGGCGCGCCACAGCCAAGTACCGCACGGCCCACGCCACGCGGGAGCGAATTCGCGTGGAAGCCTTCAACCTGGCCTTCGCCGAGCTGCGCAAGCTGCTGCCCACGCTGCCCCCCGACAAGAAGCTTTCCAAGATTGAGATCCTGCGCCTGGCCATCTGCTACATCTCCTACCTGAACCACGTGCTGGACGTCTGA